A region of Methanobrevibacter wolinii SH DNA encodes the following proteins:
- a CDS encoding glycosyltransferase, with amino-acid sequence MIKVSVIIPVHNTDKYLKECLDSIINQTLKEIEIIYIKDKTIKSPKILEDYAIKDNRIHIYSQENMEDYFNRSFCLDFANGEYIYFMDSNDILKPNALKISYNISIEKSLDLLLFKVSNYNENTKEYITNNSYEMSKLLNRVKGNVFSFEDIKDLIFSINNSSINKFYNKGFINNLEINYMEDKLFFLETIHNANKIYFYNEYLYIQRIPNSFKQENIFKFYDSEEEILIKYGSINILNKEFFNIKIKDIYQRFIEIDDDSKVVFFNKMKNEFLKIKNNKYYNYSDLNKRNKIIFDTVINSDSYEYCILAIRLYDKKVKHEQLSKNNEKLKREIDNYKKLNNEILSSNSWKITRPLRDFNNNIKSFSLKNMILNKSDSYNYYKQSFEKQNIEIKKLKNSNQKLNKELNNNKNIIKNKDTLLNNKNKEIDNLNTELSKKEKEYNILKKILDSKSNNLIHINKNIKDVRIAYVLQGFPTLSETFVRNELRWLKDKGYNVRVFTCKKPQKPVDLDFDLEVIHFDKTNDLKGNLLNLLLEYNIDLVHSHFVSYTFTNIIVPVCEKLHIPYTVFAHAVDIFEYKNDKNNHISEISQSEFCKAVFTLSNYHKNYLIERKVPEDKIVITKQATDYEISEIHDDNKRNNIKNIVSISRFVEKKGIDTLIEAANLLKDKDYVFTIYGYGSLKEDLEKQINDLGLDNISIKGYLNSPEEVHEVFKKSDLLVSPCRIAKNGDRDGIPTIIFEAMAYGLPVLTTNVSAIPEVIKDHHNGFIISPDNPKLLAEKIEEISSLSYKELLNIRKIAQKEVTNISSVDKTMNTLLSVWSK; translated from the coding sequence ATGATTAAAGTTTCTGTTATCATACCAGTTCATAATACAGATAAATATCTTAAAGAATGTTTAGATAGTATTATTAACCAAACACTAAAAGAAATTGAAATTATATATATTAAGGACAAAACTATTAAATCTCCAAAAATTTTAGAAGATTATGCTATAAAAGATAATCGTATTCACATATATTCTCAGGAAAATATGGAAGATTATTTTAATAGAAGTTTTTGTCTTGATTTTGCTAATGGAGAATACATCTATTTTATGGATTCTAATGATATTTTAAAACCAAATGCTTTAAAAATATCTTATAATATATCCATAGAAAAATCATTAGATTTACTATTATTTAAAGTCAGTAACTACAATGAGAATACTAAAGAATATATTACCAATAATTCTTATGAAATGTCTAAATTATTAAATAGAGTTAAAGGTAATGTATTTTCTTTTGAAGATATTAAAGATTTAATCTTTTCAATTAATAATTCATCTATAAATAAATTTTATAATAAAGGTTTTATTAATAATTTAGAAATTAATTATATGGAAGATAAACTTTTCTTTTTAGAAACTATTCATAATGCTAATAAAATATACTTTTATAATGAATATTTATATATTCAAAGAATACCTAATTCTTTTAAACAAGAGAATATATTCAAATTTTATGATTCAGAAGAAGAAATTCTTATTAAATATGGTTCTATAAACATTTTAAATAAAGAATTTTTTAACATTAAAATTAAAGATATCTACCAAAGATTTATTGAAATTGATGATGACTCTAAAGTAGTTTTTTTCAATAAAATGAAAAATGAATTCTTAAAAATAAAAAATAACAAATATTATAATTATTCTGATTTAAATAAAAGAAATAAAATCATATTTGATACTGTTATAAACTCTGATTCATATGAATACTGTATCCTAGCAATAAGGTTATATGATAAAAAAGTAAAACATGAACAACTTTCTAAAAATAATGAAAAGCTAAAAAGAGAAATTGATAATTATAAAAAATTAAATAATGAGATATTATCCTCTAATAGTTGGAAAATAACAAGACCATTAAGAGATTTTAATAATAATATTAAAAGCTTTTCATTAAAAAACATGATTCTAAATAAGAGTGATAGTTACAATTATTATAAACAATCTTTTGAAAAACAGAATATTGAGATTAAAAAATTAAAAAATAGTAATCAAAAGCTTAATAAAGAATTAAACAATAATAAAAATATTATAAAAAATAAAGATACTCTCTTAAATAATAAAAATAAGGAAATAGACAATTTAAATACAGAATTATCCAAAAAAGAAAAAGAGTATAATATTCTTAAAAAAATATTAGATAGTAAATCTAATAATTTAATTCATATTAATAAAAATATAAAAGATGTAAGAATTGCCTATGTTTTACAAGGTTTCCCAACACTTTCAGAAACATTTGTTCGTAACGAATTAAGATGGTTAAAAGATAAAGGATATAATGTTAGAGTATTTACTTGTAAAAAACCTCAAAAACCTGTTGATTTAGACTTTGATCTAGAAGTTATACATTTTGATAAAACTAATGATTTAAAAGGAAATCTTTTAAATTTATTATTAGAGTATAATATTGATTTAGTTCATTCACACTTTGTTTCATATACATTTACTAATATCATTGTTCCAGTATGTGAAAAATTACATATACCATATACAGTATTTGCACATGCTGTAGATATTTTTGAATATAAAAACGATAAAAATAATCATATATCTGAAATTTCACAGTCAGAATTTTGTAAAGCAGTATTTACCTTAAGTAATTATCATAAAAACTATTTAATAGAAAGAAAAGTTCCAGAAGATAAAATAGTAATTACTAAACAAGCTACAGATTATGAAATTTCTGAAATTCATGATGATAATAAAAGAAATAATATTAAAAATATTGTTTCAATTTCTAGATTTGTTGAGAAAAAAGGTATTGATACTTTAATAGAGGCAGCTAATTTACTTAAAGATAAAGATTATGTATTTACTATTTATGGATATGGATCATTAAAAGAAGACCTAGAAAAACAAATCAATGATTTAGGACTTGATAATATATCTATAAAAGGATATTTAAATTCTCCTGAAGAAGTTCATGAAGTATTTAAAAAATCTGATTTATTAGTATCACCATGTAGGATAGCTAAAAATGGAGATAGAGATGGTATACCAACTATCATATTTGAAGCAATGGCATATGGCCTACCAGTTTTAACTACAAATGTTTCTGCAATTCCAGAAGTTATTAAAGATCATCATAATGGTTTTATAATCTCTCCAGATAATCCAAAACTTTTAGCAGAAAAAATTGAAGAGATATCCTCATTATCATATAAAGAATTGTTAAATATTAGAAAAATAGCACAAAAAGAAGTTACAAATATTTCAAGTGTAGATAAAACTATGAATACCTTATTAAGTGTTTGGAGCAAATAG
- a CDS encoding winged helix-turn-helix transcriptional regulator, translated as MTKIESAIKNCPVELSLNLINKKWTILLIRDMFFGKTRFKEFKKNKDITNKILSKRLKEMEDAGIITRTENPNNANDVKYHLTQKGKSLNNIIYDLAMFTVNTDEYNTYYTDDEKKDIKELFKKKLDIDE; from the coding sequence ATGACAAAAATCGAATCTGCAATTAAGAATTGTCCTGTAGAATTATCCTTAAATTTAATTAATAAGAAATGGACAATTTTATTAATAAGAGATATGTTCTTTGGTAAAACAAGATTTAAAGAATTTAAAAAGAATAAAGATATTACTAATAAAATTTTAAGTAAAAGATTAAAAGAAATGGAAGATGCAGGTATTATTACAAGAACAGAAAACCCCAATAATGCTAATGATGTAAAATATCATTTAACCCAAAAAGGTAAATCATTAAACAATATTATATATGATTTAGCTATGTTTACTGTTAATACTGACGAATATAATACTTATTATACTGATGATGAAAAAAAAGATATTAAAGAATTATTTAAAAAGAAATTAGATATTGATGAATAA
- a CDS encoding beta strand repeat-containing protein yields MHKKNRLLFIIISLIILGLCISSISAADNSSVLSNVSSTNDSTVISNTSNNYSVINNSTNNNKIIKSNNVGVYGANVNSSNSGSFTDLNNKIYNGGNYIVLNQNYTYNPNKDSSFKNGITISKPITINGNGYTINGLNMAEAFNIKSKNVIIANCTFINTNSTTYGGAIYWNNGNNGLIYNCTFINSTGRNGGAIFLFKGNNCSINYCRFINTKSDSGGAVYWYGASGILSNCKFINTTSDDGGALFWNDGKNTKIINCTFNNTHSDKFGGAILLFGVPSLSKCNIANCNFINTSSDNQGGAIYWYGPNGTIENCNFINDNSLDNGGAISCIICNNGIINNCSFINCSAYEGSALYQENNYLIISNSIILNNRANSTALTINKSGSNVIIRFNGLNNLFNGISTNGTVNATNLTYWGVNGVTNTGSLSKIFKPNNFTPEGIGLKITVLNNGDEVLLSKVYYTDDNGRVLIDLSNLPTKYYKIIAVLNNETYYTAISNNKTFDLRNNVEKTIIKNITYGNQVITVIFDDNVTGNVSVYINNTKYTGIISNGVSNINIGIKDAGDYVTNISYSGDDNYLNFTNKEVNFTINKTSPILIINASNITYGNNVTININLTGVNGVGLNDTVNLTINGTKYIVNVVDGVGSQLISMPNVGVYNVTASYDSTNNYFAVVNATEFSVVKAVPGLVVNVDNVTYGNDVIVRVRLVGVNGTGLNDTVNLTINGTKYIVNVVDGVGSFVVAKPGAAVYDVSASYAGNEIYTSVNNKTSFKVSKADFTVFNVTVNNSTYGENNTINITAIGVNGELINGTVAVTIDGRVYSVILSDGVGSLVVSGFVPGTYGVVLSFSGNENYTGVSNSTEFSVIKAVPSLIVSADNVTYGNDVIVRVRLVGVNGTGLNGTVSINLDNFEILKSRSLLGSNIIKIEVINGEGVYIFTHPNAGIYNISANYPGNENYTSVSNKTSFKVSKVDLTVFNVTVNNSTYGENNTVNITAIGVNGELINGTVNVNINGKDYDVTLKDGKATLNINNLSADNYNVKISFGDNNYNNITNETSFIVNKANTNLNVSLIDTKFNGKNYTARFNISLVGSNGALLNNTVNVTVDNKHYTVNIINGTGILEVNDLYAGNYTVESDFIGDNNYNPSNNTMNFTIDNLKPDLTIKVVTNKNNATIYVTLSYNGTGLNGTVIVTVNNKHYTVNVINGKGNLTITNLKNGKYPVNAVFNGDNIYSSAYVNITFTINVPDDGNKSDNNKSNIVPFNNNSNIDNNSIIMNDNMPKTGNPITLLFAVLCILGLICKRKH; encoded by the coding sequence ATGCATAAAAAAAATAGGCTGTTATTTATTATTATTTCACTTATTATATTAGGTTTATGTATTAGCTCTATTTCAGCAGCAGATAATTCATCTGTTTTATCTAATGTTTCATCAACTAATGATTCTACTGTTATTAGTAATACATCTAATAATTATTCTGTTATTAATAATTCAACTAATAATAATAAGATAATTAAATCTAACAATGTAGGTGTTTATGGAGCAAATGTTAATAGTTCTAATTCTGGATCTTTTACTGATTTAAATAATAAAATTTATAATGGTGGAAATTATATAGTTCTTAATCAGAATTATACTTACAATCCTAATAAAGATTCTTCCTTTAAGAACGGTATAACTATATCAAAACCTATTACAATTAATGGTAATGGATATACAATTAATGGATTAAATATGGCAGAAGCATTTAATATAAAGTCTAAAAATGTTATTATTGCTAATTGTACTTTTATTAATACAAACTCCACTACTTATGGAGGTGCAATCTACTGGAATAATGGAAATAATGGTTTAATATACAACTGTACTTTTATTAATTCTACTGGACGTAATGGTGGTGCAATATTTTTATTTAAAGGAAATAATTGTTCTATAAATTATTGTAGATTTATAAATACAAAATCAGATAGTGGTGGTGCAGTATATTGGTATGGTGCTAGTGGTATATTATCAAATTGTAAATTTATTAACACTACTTCAGATGATGGTGGTGCATTATTTTGGAATGATGGAAAAAATACTAAAATAATAAATTGTACATTTAATAACACACATTCTGATAAATTTGGTGGTGCTATTTTATTATTTGGTGTACCTTCTTTAAGTAAATGTAATATTGCTAATTGTAATTTTATTAATACCAGTTCTGATAATCAAGGTGGTGCTATATATTGGTATGGACCAAATGGAACTATTGAAAATTGTAATTTTATCAATGATAATTCATTAGATAATGGTGGTGCAATTAGTTGTATTATCTGTAATAATGGTATTATTAATAATTGTTCATTTATCAACTGTTCAGCATATGAAGGTTCTGCTTTGTATCAAGAGAATAATTATCTTATTATATCTAATTCAATAATATTAAATAACCGGGCAAATTCTACAGCTTTAACTATTAATAAGTCTGGTTCAAATGTAATTATAAGATTTAATGGGTTAAATAATCTTTTCAATGGAATTTCCACTAATGGAACTGTTAATGCAACTAACCTTACTTATTGGGGCGTAAATGGTGTTACTAATACTGGAAGTCTTAGTAAAATATTTAAACCTAATAACTTTACACCTGAAGGAATTGGTTTAAAAATAACTGTACTCAATAATGGAGATGAAGTTTTATTAAGTAAAGTTTATTATACTGATGATAATGGTAGAGTATTAATTGATTTAAGCAATTTACCTACTAAATATTATAAAATAATTGCTGTACTTAATAATGAAACATATTATACTGCAATATCTAATAATAAAACTTTTGATTTAAGAAATAATGTAGAAAAAACTATTATTAAGAATATTACTTATGGTAATCAAGTAATTACAGTTATATTTGATGATAATGTAACTGGTAATGTGTCTGTATATATTAATAATACCAAATACACTGGAATTATCTCAAATGGTGTTTCTAATATAAATATTGGTATTAAAGATGCAGGAGATTATGTTACAAATATCTCATATTCTGGTGATGATAATTACTTAAATTTTACAAATAAAGAAGTAAATTTCACAATTAATAAAACAAGTCCTATACTTATTATTAATGCTAGCAATATTACTTATGGTAATAATGTAACAATTAATATTAATCTCACAGGTGTTAATGGTGTTGGCTTAAATGATACTGTTAATTTAACTATTAATGGAACTAAATATATTGTTAATGTTGTTGATGGTGTAGGTAGTCAACTTATTTCAATGCCAAACGTAGGAGTATATAATGTTACTGCTAGTTATGATAGTACTAATAATTATTTTGCTGTTGTTAATGCTACTGAGTTTAGTGTTGTTAAGGCTGTTCCTGGTTTAGTTGTTAATGTGGATAATGTTACTTATGGTAATGATGTTATTGTCCGTGTTAGACTTGTTGGTGTTAATGGTACTGGTTTAAATGATACTGTTAATTTAACTATTAATGGAACTAAATATATTGTTAATGTTGTTGATGGTGTAGGTAGTTTTGTTGTTGCTAAACCTGGTGCTGCTGTTTATGATGTTTCTGCTAGTTATGCTGGTAATGAGATTTATACTAGTGTAAATAATAAGACTTCATTTAAAGTAAGTAAAGCAGATTTTACAGTATTTAATGTTACTGTTAATAATTCAACTTATGGTGAAAATAATACTATTAATATCACTGCGATTGGTGTTAATGGTGAATTGATTAATGGTACTGTTGCTGTTACTATTGATGGTAGGGTTTACTCTGTTATTCTTAGTGATGGTGTTGGTTCTTTAGTTGTTAGTGGTTTTGTTCCTGGTACTTATGGTGTTGTTCTTAGTTTCTCTGGTAATGAGAATTATACTGGTGTAAGTAATAGTACTGAATTTAGTGTTATTAAGGCTGTTCCTAGTTTAATTGTTAGTGCAGATAATGTTACTTATGGTAATGATGTTATTGTCCGTGTTAGACTTGTTGGTGTTAATGGTACTGGTTTAAATGGTACTGTTAGTATTAATTTAGACAACTTTGAAATACTAAAAAGTAGAAGTTTACTTGGTTCAAATATTATTAAAATAGAAGTTATTAATGGTGAGGGAGTTTATATATTTACTCATCCTAATGCTGGTATTTATAATATTTCTGCTAATTATCCAGGTAATGAGAATTATACTAGTGTAAGTAATAAGACTTCATTTAAAGTAAGTAAAGTAGATCTTACAGTATTTAATGTTACTGTTAATAATTCAACTTATGGTGAAAATAATACTGTTAATATCACTGCGATTGGTGTTAATGGTGAATTGATTAATGGTACTGTTAATGTTAATATTAATGGTAAAGATTATGATGTTACTCTTAAAGATGGTAAAGCTACATTAAATATTAATAATTTATCTGCTGATAATTATAATGTTAAAATTTCATTTGGTGATAATAATTATAATAATATTACAAATGAAACAAGTTTTATTGTAAATAAAGCAAATACAAACCTTAATGTAAGTTTAATTGATACTAAATTTAATGGTAAAAATTATACTGCTAGATTTAATATTAGTTTAGTTGGATCTAATGGTGCATTATTAAATAATACTGTTAATGTTACTGTTGATAATAAACATTATACTGTTAATATTATTAATGGTACAGGTATTTTAGAAGTTAATGATTTATATGCTGGTAATTATACAGTAGAATCTGATTTTATTGGAGATAATAATTATAATCCATCAAATAATACTATGAATTTCACTATTGATAATCTTAAACCAGATTTAACTATTAAAGTTGTAACTAATAAAAATAATGCAACAATTTATGTTACACTTAGTTATAATGGAACTGGTTTGAATGGTACTGTTATTGTTACTGTTAATAATAAACATTATACTGTTAATGTTATTAATGGAAAAGGTAATTTAACTATAACTAACCTTAAAAATGGTAAATATCCTGTAAATGCTGTATTTAACGGAGACAATATTTATTCAAGTGCTTATGTTAATATTACATTTACTATAAATGTCCCTGATGATGGTAATAAATCTGATAATAATAAATCTAATATAGTACCATTTAATAATAATTCTAATATAGATAATAATTCTATTATTATGAATGATAATATGCCAAAAACAGGAAATCCTATTACATTATTATTTGCAGTTTTATGTATATTAGGACTTATTTGTAAAAGAAAACATTAA
- a CDS encoding GNAT family N-acetyltransferase, which yields MDNEIKIRLVKPEDALELQRIYKQYVKHTAITFECNVPTVSEFKERIINTLKKYPYLKAVYNDKIVGYTYVGPLITRAACNWSVETSIYVDENYKKLGIGSKLYDSLEKILIKQNITNLYACISYPKIEDEYLTKNSVSYHEKQGYKFVGEFHNCAYKFNKWYNMIWMEKIIGNHSENISDIKNFNDIKNEIKEEYNIY from the coding sequence ATGGATAATGAAATTAAAATTAGACTAGTAAAACCAGAAGATGCACTAGAACTACAAAGAATCTACAAACAATATGTTAAACATACAGCAATAACCTTTGAATGCAATGTTCCAACAGTATCTGAATTTAAAGAAAGAATCATAAATACACTTAAGAAATATCCATATTTAAAAGCAGTATATAATGATAAAATTGTTGGATATACTTATGTAGGTCCTTTAATTACTCGTGCAGCATGTAATTGGTCAGTAGAAACATCAATATATGTTGATGAGAATTATAAAAAGTTAGGAATAGGATCTAAATTATATGATTCACTTGAAAAAATATTAATAAAACAGAATATAACTAATTTATATGCTTGTATTAGCTATCCTAAAATTGAAGATGAATATTTAACAAAAAATAGTGTTAGTTATCATGAAAAACAAGGATATAAATTTGTAGGGGAATTTCATAATTGTGCATATAAATTTAATAAATGGTATAATATGATTTGGATGGAAAAGATTATTGGAAATCATAGTGAAAATATATCTGATATTAAAAATTTTAATGATATTAAAAATGAAATTAAAGAAGAATATAATATTTATTAG
- a CDS encoding TMEM175 family protein produces METERFEALIDAILAIIITLIVLEFNLPNSLALLLYLN; encoded by the coding sequence GTGGAAACTGAAAGATTTGAAGCATTAATTGATGCTATTCTTGCAATAATTATTACTTTAATTGTTTTAGAGTTTAATCTCCCAAATTCACTAGCTTTACTGCTTTATTTGAATTAA
- a CDS encoding TMEM175 family protein produces the protein MDSGRFETFIDAILAIMMTVMILKIPQPDTLTINGLWDLKILYFTYFISFIVIASIWNNHRKLFNKIKTIDNVVIFVYLTLTFIITLIPFFTSWVSQHPYDIAPEVCYGLIFIITNILYLFTTHVAVRRDRCNKDLDNLKFTKINILNIIVFVLGFGFGLTIYPISILISCCISVIIWNLPYSLIYKKGDYCGN, from the coding sequence ATGGATTCTGGACGTTTTGAAACTTTCATTGATGCTATTTTAGCAATAATGATGACTGTTATGATACTAAAAATTCCACAACCAGATACATTAACTATTAATGGTTTATGGGATTTAAAAATTTTATATTTTACATATTTTATTAGTTTTATTGTTATTGCTAGTATATGGAATAATCATAGAAAGTTATTTAATAAAATAAAAACTATTGACAATGTTGTTATATTTGTTTATTTAACTTTAACATTTATTATTACATTAATACCATTCTTCACAAGCTGGGTATCACAACATCCATATGATATTGCTCCTGAAGTTTGTTATGGTCTAATTTTTATTATTACAAATATACTTTATCTTTTCACAACCCATGTAGCAGTTAGAAGAGATAGATGTAATAAAGATTTAGATAATTTAAAATTTACAAAGATTAATATTTTAAATATTATTGTATTTGTTTTAGGATTTGGATTTGGTTTAACAATATATCCTATATCTATATTGATTTCATGTTGTATCTCTGTTATAATATGGAACTTACCTTACTCTTTAATATATAAAAAAGGTGATTATTGTGGAAACTGA
- a CDS encoding flavodoxin — translation MANLIIYYSRSGENYVNGELKYLKKGNVEVIVDFIKEFIEADTFRVETKEPYPESYMETTEISKKELDKKIYPELKTTLNDISKYDTIYIVSPVWWETLPMAMFKQLGKLDFTDKTINLIITHEGSLLGNTIKDIENSCNGAIIQKRLAIKGSEVNDSKRIIKDWLND, via the coding sequence ATGGCAAATTTAATAATATATTATTCTCGTAGTGGAGAAAACTATGTTAATGGTGAATTGAAATACTTAAAAAAAGGAAATGTTGAGGTTATTGTAGATTTTATTAAAGAATTCATTGAAGCAGATACTTTTAGAGTTGAAACTAAAGAACCTTATCCTGAAAGTTATATGGAAACTACTGAAATTTCTAAAAAAGAATTAGATAAAAAAATTTATCCAGAACTTAAAACAACCTTAAATGATATATCAAAATATGACACAATATATATTGTATCACCAGTTTGGTGGGAAACATTACCAATGGCAATGTTTAAACAACTTGGAAAATTAGATTTTACAGATAAAACTATAAATCTTATAATTACTCATGAAGGATCTTTACTTGGTAATACTATAAAAGATATCGAAAATTCATGTAACGGTGCTATTATTCAAAAAAGATTAGCTATTAAAGGTTCAGAAGTAAATGATTCTAAAAGAATTATTAAAGATTGGTTAAATGATTAA
- a CDS encoding ClC family H(+)/Cl(-) exchange transporter → MKNLSRVYNVLTKNSKYHFNLLIEGLLIGIVSGIVVSFYRFSLMKAENLLYYIISIVKGNIYYIILWFIALIIMGLIVAYLMKFEPDSKGSGIPQVTAEIKGYMNQSWWKVLITKTIGGTISTLGGLSLGREGPSIQLGAMASKGLSKLLHSSPTDENRYLLAGSGAGLAATFNAPLAGLIFTLEEIDHSFNSKIIIVGLIAAFVSDFISKLIFGQSTIFSFASPDIPLNYYWLLIILGIIIGFTGYIYNKGMTGSSALWEKYNIPIEIRVVSAFIIAGICGFYIPQVLAGGHSMINILEIAIPSLSFLIILLIAKWLISVLSFSSGAPGGIFFPLLVLGAYIGAIFSSIVIPIFHLNPIFAYKIIIVSMAAMFTATVRSPITGVVLIAEMTGSAHSLVALIIVSIFAYMIPTILNNEPIYDSLMKNLIKDNKCKYRKGVRPILNEYSIPFDCKFNGKKLNEIPFPETVLVISLVRDNSYMIPNDDTYLKYNDELFILIESERYHKDNKKIEEILSIN, encoded by the coding sequence ATGAAGAATTTAAGTAGGGTTTATAATGTATTAACAAAAAATTCAAAGTATCATTTTAATCTTTTAATTGAAGGTTTACTTATTGGTATTGTATCTGGAATTGTTGTATCTTTCTATAGATTTTCATTAATGAAAGCAGAAAATTTATTATATTATATTATATCCATTGTTAAAGGAAATATTTATTATATTATATTATGGTTTATTGCACTTATTATAATGGGACTTATTGTTGCTTATTTAATGAAATTTGAACCTGATTCTAAAGGTAGTGGTATACCCCAAGTAACTGCTGAGATTAAAGGTTATATGAACCAAAGCTGGTGGAAAGTATTAATTACAAAAACTATTGGAGGAACAATTTCTACACTTGGTGGTTTATCACTTGGACGTGAAGGTCCTTCAATACAATTAGGAGCAATGGCATCAAAAGGATTATCTAAATTATTACATTCAAGTCCAACTGATGAGAACCGTTACCTTCTTGCAGGTTCTGGTGCTGGTTTAGCAGCTACATTTAATGCTCCTCTTGCAGGATTGATTTTTACTTTAGAAGAAATTGATCATAGTTTTAATAGTAAAATTATTATTGTTGGTTTAATAGCTGCATTTGTTTCTGATTTTATATCTAAATTAATATTTGGACAATCTACAATCTTTTCATTTGCTTCACCAGATATACCTTTAAATTATTATTGGTTACTTATAATTTTAGGTATAATTATTGGATTTACAGGATATATTTATAATAAAGGAATGACTGGTTCAAGTGCATTATGGGAGAAGTATAATATTCCTATTGAAATAAGAGTAGTTAGTGCATTTATTATAGCTGGTATATGTGGATTTTACATCCCACAAGTTCTTGCTGGAGGACATTCTATGATAAATATCCTCGAGATTGCTATACCATCTTTATCTTTTTTAATTATATTATTAATAGCTAAATGGTTAATATCAGTACTTTCATTTTCATCAGGTGCTCCAGGAGGTATTTTCTTCCCACTTCTTGTACTTGGAGCATATATTGGTGCTATATTTAGTTCTATTGTAATTCCAATATTCCATCTTAACCCTATATTTGCATATAAAATTATAATTGTATCTATGGCTGCAATGTTTACTGCTACTGTTAGAAGTCCTATTACAGGTGTAGTTTTAATTGCAGAAATGACTGGTTCAGCACATAGTCTTGTAGCACTTATTATTGTAAGTATATTTGCATATATGATTCCTACAATTTTAAATAATGAACCTATCTATGATTCTCTTATGAAAAATCTTATTAAAGATAATAAATGTAAGTATAGAAAAGGTGTAAGACCAATACTTAATGAATATTCTATTCCATTTGATTGTAAATTTAATGGTAAAAAACTTAATGAAATACCATTTCCTGAAACTGTACTTGTAATATCACTTGTTCGTGATAATAGTTATATGATTCCAAATGATGATACCTACCTTAAATATAATGATGAGTTATTTATTCTTATTGAATCAGAACGTTATCATAAAGATAATAAGAAAATTGAAGAGATATTAAGTATAAATTAA